A window from Chloroflexaceae bacterium encodes these proteins:
- a CDS encoding VWA domain-containing protein, with translation MRVVRLAVVGLLALLIACTGSGSTTGGDGAPANAIRISIAYSPEKEKWLTEQISRFNQQRVLIEGRPVFVEGINKSSGVARTEIKNGTLNVTVWSPSASTWLEVLKQESGNPNIAVSSKPLVLTPVVIGMWRPMAEAMGWPNQPIGWSDMLALIEDPQGWGKFGHPEWGRFSWGHTDPEVSTTALSTLIAEFYAASGKQRGLTVADVQSSEAQQFIRDLGQGIKHYGYNTLIFSSNMKKFGMSYISAFPMEEITLIDFNKFDPPPTPLVAIYPREGTFWHDNPFIILSSASDVERQAATAFYDFLLTSEAQQAAMSYGFRPANVNVPLTDPISPAYGVDPQGVQTVLELPSAEVIVAVKNAWALNRKRADIMLVVDTSGSMQGDKLTMVQAGLETFLMRILPEDRLGLITFDSSARVVVPMAALSENRIPLQQAIGEMRARGKTAVFDALELARAELEALPPAEDDRIRAIVLLSDGADNASTISIEDLRQRFDETDISIFPVAYGADADVTILEQIADFSRTIVVKGDTGDIAQIFENLSRYF, from the coding sequence CCGAGCAGATCTCGCGCTTCAATCAGCAACGGGTGCTGATCGAAGGCCGCCCGGTCTTCGTGGAAGGCATTAACAAGTCCTCAGGCGTCGCCCGCACCGAGATCAAGAACGGCACGCTGAACGTTACCGTCTGGAGCCCCTCCGCTTCCACCTGGCTCGAGGTGCTGAAACAGGAGAGCGGCAACCCGAATATCGCCGTGTCCAGCAAGCCCCTGGTGCTTACGCCGGTGGTGATTGGGATGTGGCGGCCCATGGCCGAGGCCATGGGCTGGCCCAACCAGCCGATTGGCTGGTCGGATATGCTGGCGCTGATTGAAGATCCGCAGGGGTGGGGCAAGTTCGGACACCCCGAATGGGGCAGGTTCTCCTGGGGGCATACCGACCCGGAGGTCAGCACCACAGCCCTGAGCACGCTGATCGCCGAGTTCTATGCCGCCAGCGGCAAGCAGCGCGGTCTCACCGTCGCCGATGTGCAGAGTTCCGAGGCCCAGCAATTCATTCGCGACCTGGGCCAGGGGATCAAGCATTATGGCTATAACACGCTGATCTTCTCTTCGAACATGAAGAAGTTCGGGATGTCGTACATCTCGGCCTTTCCGATGGAGGAGATCACCCTGATTGACTTCAACAAGTTCGATCCGCCGCCCACGCCGCTGGTGGCGATCTATCCCCGCGAGGGCACCTTCTGGCACGACAATCCCTTCATCATTCTCAGCAGCGCCAGCGATGTGGAACGGCAGGCCGCCACGGCCTTCTACGACTTTCTGCTGACCTCCGAGGCCCAGCAGGCGGCGATGAGCTATGGCTTCCGCCCGGCGAATGTCAACGTGCCCCTGACTGACCCGATCAGCCCGGCCTATGGCGTGGATCCCCAGGGGGTGCAGACGGTTCTCGAGCTTCCCAGCGCCGAGGTGATCGTGGCCGTTAAGAACGCCTGGGCGCTCAACCGCAAACGGGCGGATATCATGCTGGTGGTTGACACCTCGGGTTCGATGCAGGGCGACAAGCTGACCATGGTTCAGGCCGGCCTGGAAACCTTTCTGATGCGTATTTTGCCCGAGGATCGGCTTGGTTTGATCACGTTCGACTCGAGCGCCCGCGTGGTCGTGCCGATGGCCGCGCTGAGCGAGAATCGCATCCCGCTGCAACAGGCCATCGGCGAGATGCGCGCCCGGGGCAAGACGGCGGTGTTCGACGCGCTCGAACTTGCCCGCGCGGAACTGGAGGCGCTGCCGCCAGCGGAAGATGATCGCATCCGGGCGATTGTGTTGCTTTCCGATGGCGCGGATAATGCCAGCACGATCAGCATCGAGGATCTGCGCCAGCGCTTCGATGAGACGGACATCAGTATCTTCCCTGTAGCCTATGGCGCCGATGCCGATGTGACCATTCTCGAACAGATCGCCGATTTCTCGCGCACGATCGTCGTCAAGGGTGATACCGGAGATATCGCTCAGATCTTCGAGAACCTCAGCCGCTACTTTTAG